A single Marinilabiliales bacterium DNA region contains:
- a CDS encoding DUF418 domain-containing protein yields the protein MNIETTFQETVNPETTGKTLDSGTLLQPVEQRKRIVILDVLRGFALLGILMVNMQFFNVPFTITMGEGRLWADPVNSGANWLIDFFFHGKFYVLFSLLFGMGFYLFLQKADEAGRAILTIFRRRLLILLAIGILHVLLLWYGDILVIYALFGFVLVWFRRKSTRTILIWAGVFMLLPVVLTALMAGFINFLLSIPEIAGEMQDGFAQQEAQFSELTRQAILTYSQGSFPEIISMRLTEYSYILGGILFFFPFVLGMFLVGMVFGRKGYLADIGKNTGFFKKLLFISLPIALIANFFLAQYAPRTSHTMPDLELIILNAGFAIGGPSMTFVYISLIALCIHRGWFSWLSERIAVTGRMALTNYLTQSIIATTIFYSYGLGLYGQVNVWQGIILTVCIYIIQIIWSQYWLKYYRFGPFEWLWRSLTYWKMQPLKR from the coding sequence ATGAACATAGAAACAACATTTCAGGAAACTGTGAATCCGGAAACAACAGGGAAAACTCTTGACTCCGGCACATTGCTTCAGCCTGTCGAACAAAGGAAGCGAATCGTAATACTTGATGTTTTACGGGGATTTGCCTTGTTAGGCATACTCATGGTGAATATGCAGTTTTTTAACGTCCCATTTACAATTACCATGGGAGAGGGCAGGCTGTGGGCCGACCCGGTAAATTCCGGTGCCAACTGGTTAATTGATTTTTTCTTTCACGGCAAGTTTTATGTGCTTTTTTCTTTGCTTTTTGGAATGGGATTCTACCTTTTCCTGCAGAAAGCTGATGAAGCAGGACGTGCCATTCTGACGATTTTCCGGCGCAGGCTCCTGATTTTACTGGCCATCGGGATTCTCCATGTGTTGTTGCTATGGTATGGTGACATCCTTGTGATCTATGCATTATTCGGCTTTGTCCTGGTCTGGTTCAGGCGGAAGTCCACTCGCACCATCCTGATATGGGCCGGGGTTTTTATGTTGCTGCCTGTAGTTTTAACTGCATTGATGGCCGGCTTTATTAATTTTTTGCTTTCAATTCCTGAAATTGCGGGTGAAATGCAGGATGGATTTGCCCAGCAGGAAGCACAATTTAGTGAGTTGACCCGGCAGGCAATACTCACTTATTCGCAGGGCAGCTTTCCGGAGATCATTTCCATGAGGCTGACGGAGTATTCCTATATACTTGGAGGGATATTATTCTTTTTCCCTTTTGTTTTGGGTATGTTCCTTGTCGGTATGGTTTTCGGCAGGAAGGGGTATCTTGCAGATATCGGAAAAAACACCGGATTTTTTAAAAAACTCCTCTTTATCAGTCTCCCAATAGCCCTGATAGCGAATTTTTTCCTGGCTCAATATGCTCCCCGGACCAGTCATACAATGCCCGACCTGGAATTGATAATTCTTAACGCCGGATTTGCCATTGGCGGTCCGTCGATGACTTTCGTCTATATTTCGCTTATTGCACTATGTATTCACAGGGGATGGTTCTCATGGCTTTCGGAAAGGATTGCCGTAACAGGCCGAATGGCTCTTACCAATTATCTTACCCAGTCAATAATTGCAACTACAATTTTTTATAGTTACGGTTTAGGGTTGTATGGACAGGTGAATGTCTGGCAAGGGATTATCCTGACCGTTTGTATTTATATAATACAGATCATCTGGAGCCAGTACTGGCTGAAATATTACAGATTCGGGCCATTTGAATGGTTGTGGCGATCACTTACATACTGGAAAATGCAGCCCCTGAAGAGATAA